A single genomic interval of Lathyrus oleraceus cultivar Zhongwan6 chromosome 7, CAAS_Psat_ZW6_1.0, whole genome shotgun sequence harbors:
- the LOC127104885 gene encoding uncharacterized protein LOC127104885 has translation MNPPEFHGGLNPVKAQEWITVMERIFQVVHCSEENKVVFASHMMKGPAVRWWESASTLMTNQGIPRDWEHFKTVFLRTQKEFEFQQLKHGAMSVAAYAEKFEDMAAYSRQAAYAPNERWKIDQFLFGLRGEISHCVSQREFTSYAELLRQCYVAENSLKKVQEERDQYRSGQRDQGRPGNQFRPRSQAFKGKQVQHARPNQPPQCQVCKKYHFGKCTVSGIRCFTCHKEGHMSRECPQNKNQMQGRSVGRVYTLDARKAKSNNALIAGTCFINNHPCFVLFNCGATHSFVSIRCMKRLGLQAIPLSPPMVVTTAMDDVVETPLICENCSLSVNGRVFQIDLICLPLKKVDVVLGMDWLSANSVFIGCEEKLIIIPSSEATVKQMQLDVQEVDYNRCLSSRMLQLQELAKCHGNASFGQLEFFTLWPRIQ, from the exons ATGAATCCCCCAGAATTCCATGGTGGGCTGAATCCTGTGAAGGCTCAGGAGTGGATAACCGTCATGGAAAGGATTTTTCAGGTAGTGCATTGTAGTGAAGAAAATAAGGTTGTGTTTGCTTCTCACATGATGAAGGGTCCAGCTGTAAGATGGTGGGAGAGTGCTTCAACTCTTATGACCAATCAGGGAATACCTAGAGATTGGGAGCATTTTAAGACTGTTTTCTTGAGGACTCAGAaagagtttgaatttcaacaGCTCAAGCATGGAGCTATGTCAGTAGCTGCGTATGCTGAAAAGTTCGAAGATATGGCTGCGTATTCTAGACAAGCCGCGTACGCTCCTAATGAGAGGTGGAAGATTGATCAGTTTCTTTTTGGTCTGAGGGGTGAAATTTCTCATTGTGTTTCTCAAAGGGAATTCACTTCTTATGCTGAACTATTAAGACAATGTTATGTGGCTGAGAACAGTTTGAAGAAGGTTCAGGAAGAAAGGGATCAGTACAGGAGTGGGCAGAGAGACCAAGGAAGGCCAGGAAACCAGTTCAGGCCTAGATCTCAGGCTTTCAAGGGGAAACAGGTGCAACATGCAAGACCTAACCAACCTCCTCAATGTCAAGTATGTAAGAAGTATCATTTTGGAAAATGTACTGTAAGTGGAATTAGGTGTTTTACATGTCACAAGGAGGGACACATGTCTAGGGAATGTCCTCAGAATAAGAATCAGATGCAGGGGAGGAGCGTCGGTCGAGTTTATACTTTGGATGCAAGGAAGGCTAAGAGCAACAATGCCTTAATTGCTGGTACGTGTTTCATCAATAATCATCCTTGTTTTGTATTGTTTAATTGTGGGGCAACACACTCTTTTGTATCAATTCGGTGCATGAAGCGTCTTGGCTTGCAAGCAATTCCCTTGTCTCCTCCTATGGTGGTTACTACCGCCATGGATGATGTGGTTGAGACACcgttgatttgtgaaaattgttcgCTCTCGGTGAATGGTAGAGTTTTTCAGATTGATCTTATTTGTTTACCACTTAAGAAGGTTGATGTGGTTTTGGGGATGGATTGGCTTTCTGCCAACTCCGTGTTTATTGGTTGTGAAGAGAAGTTGATTATCATTCCATCTAGTGAAGctact GTGAAACAGATGCAGCTTGATGTTCAGGAAGTTGATTACAACAGGTGTCTCAGCTCAAGGATGCTTCAGTTGCAAGAACTAGCAAAATGTCATGGAAATGCAAGCTTTGGACAGTTGGAATTCTTCACTCTTTGGCCACGAATTCAATGA